The Williamwhitmania sp. nucleotide sequence CAAAAATCCGAGAGGCCAAGGATCTATTTGCCATTCACACCTTGGGGTTCAGGGGTGAGGCGCTAGCATCCATTGCTTCGGTAGCCGAGGTGGAATTACGAACTCGCCGCCACGACGAAGAGGTGGGTACCATGCTGCGCATTAGCGGATCGAAGGTTGAAGAGCAGGAACCCGTAAGCTGCCCAGCCGGTTCCAACTTCATCATCAAGAACCTCTTCTTCAACATTCCAGCACGGCGAAAATTCCTCAAGGGGACACCCATTGAACTAAAGCACATTATCACCGAATTTGAGCGGGTGGCGCTGGTGTATCCACAGGTAGCGTTCTCGCTTTTCCACAACGAAACGCAGCTTTTTGCATTGTCCTCAGGTAACCTACGCCAGCGCATATCCGGGCTATTCGGGAAACAACTCAACACCCACATTATTGACATTAAAACCGAAACTTCAATCATCAAAATCAGTGGATTTATTGGAAAACCGGAGTATGCCAAGAAAACATCGGGAGACCAGTTTTTCTTTGTTAACGGCCGATACTTCCGTAGCCCATACCTGAACAAAGCTGTATTGAACGCCTACAACCAGCTGCTCACGCCCGATTCGGTTCCCTCCTACTTTATCTACTTTGAAACCGATCCCGCCTCCATCGACGTCAATATTCATCCAACAAAAACAGAAATAAAATTTGAGGACGAAAGGGCTATTTGGCAAATTCTGCACGCCAGTGTTCGGGAGTCGCTAGGAAAGTTTGCCGTTGTGCCTTCCATCGACTTCAACACAGAGCCAGGGCTGGAGATTCCTGTGATCTCCTCCACCACCCACTTTAAAATGCCGCAAGTTGACATAAATCCAGAATTTAACCCCTTCGACACCCGTCCTCCTGCGTCAGAAGTTCAGTTCCGAAAATCCGGACCACCCAGAGAAGATGTTCCTCAAGGTTGGGAGGCCCTCTACCAAGGAGTGGTTGAACTAAAAAAGGAGGAACAACATCAAATGTCTCGGGAAGAAAAGCTATTTGAGCAGGCTGCCCCCGAAAGAAGTTACTTCCAAATAAAAGGGAAATATATCCTAACCACGGTAAAGTCGGGGTTGATGCTCATTGACCAAAAACGAGCACACGAACGAATTCTCTACGAAAAATTTTTACAGGGGCTCAACCGTGGGCTGAAGGTGTCACAAAAGGAACTCTTCCCTCAGACCATCCAGCTGATTCCGTCCGACCACCTGCTCATCATGCAAATGGAGGAAGAGCTGGCCATGCTGGGCTTCGAAATTGGGGATTTAGGCAACCATACGGTGGCTGTTTCGGCCAAGCCTGTCGACCTAGTGGAAACCGATGCAAAGGAGCTGATTGAGAAGCTGCTGGAGGGTTTAAAGGAGAATAGAAACGCGCTGCTTGGGAGCAAGTCGGAGGTACTGGCATCCTCCATGGCAAAAGCAGCCGCCATACGCTACGGGCAGTATCTATCGGTTGGTGAGATGCAGCACATCATCGATAAACTCTTTGGCTGTAACGAACCGGGCCTCAGCCCCGACGGAAAGCCAACAGTAACCATTCTGAGCATGGAGGAGCTGGAAAAGAGACTTAGATAATCGAACGTCTCCTATTCCTCGTATTTCAAATTCTCATGCAGGAGCACACTTAAAGCTAAAGAGAGCTTACATCCCTAAGTGCAGCTTGGATGGTTAATAAATTGAACGTAATTTCGTGAATCATTTTACCATTTTGATTGTTTACCATAAAAAATTGCGATGAACGGTTTTAGCAGAGGATACTCCTCAACCCCACCTGTTCTAAAGAACATTATTCTTATTAACGTGGTACTCTTTTTGGCAATGCTTGTGCTTGAAAAATCAGGCATTGACCTCACGCAGTATCTTGGCCTATTCTATCCTGGATCCACCTTCTTCAGGCCATACCAGTTTATCACCCACATGTTTATGCATGCAGGGTGGGAGCACATCTTTTTCAACATGTTCGGTTTGTGGATGTTTGGGAGGATACTAGAGCAGGTTTGGGGAAGCAAGCGATTTCTCATATTCTACATGGTAACCGGCTTAGGTGCTGCCGCTATGCAAACCTTTGTGAACTACCTGCTCATCTCCTCTACCCTTCACGACTACACTGCGATGATGAACTCCTTTGGGCCGCAAGCGTTTGATGCCTTTGTTCAACATCACTTCCCCGAATATCGAAATGCGATTTATGAGCAGATAACTGCAGGCTGGCTCAGCAATGAGCATAGTGCTGTATTTGCATCACAGGCCAAAGATGCTGCTAACCAACTAATAACCATGATGGTTAACATTCCTACAGTGGGAGCATCGGGCGCCATCTTTGGTGTGCTGCTTGCATTCGGCATGCTTTTCCCAAATACGCAGTTGATGCTTATATTTCCACCAATCCCAATGAAGGCGAAGTACTTTGTTGCTGGTTATGGTGCCATTGAACTCTTTCTTGGCCTTTCGCAACCAGGAAGCCACATAGCTCACTTTGCGCATTTAGGTGGTATGCTCTTCGGATTTTTCCTCATAAAGTATTGGCAAAAAACCACTAAAACATTTTACTAGCATGAGCATTGGGCAGGAGATAAAGGAATCGTTCAAGCAGGGAACCACGCACACCAAGCTGATCTACATCAACCTAGGCGTATTTATTGCGGTAAACCTAGTAAATGTACTCATGATGTTTGGAGGTCATGCTGATGCATTCTCGTTACTTCCATGGCTCCAACTTCCATCAAACCCAGCAGCCCTTGCCTTACGGCCATGGACGTTGGTTACCTACATGTTTACGCATGAAGGGATTTTACATATCCTCTTTAACCTACTTGTTTTCTACTGGTTTGGAATTATTTTTCTGCAGTTTTTCTCTCAAAAGCAATTGCTTTCAACCTATTTGTGGGGAGGGCTTGCTGGTGGGGGGCTCTACATCTTAGCCTACAATACCCTACCCGTGTTTGCCGACGTGCGTTACGCTTCAGATCTCATAGGTGCCTCTGCCTCCATTATGGCCATTGTATTTGCCGCTGCAGCCTACGCTCCAAATTACACGGTATATCTAATGTTTTTTGGCCCAGTGAAGCTAAAATACATTGCCCTAGGTTATGTAGTGATTGATATAGTAAGCATGGCTGGCACCAATGCTGGTGGGCATATTGCCCATATTGGCGGAGCCGTCGCAGGTTATCTCATTGCACAAAAGATAAAGCAAAGCAAAGCATCCAACCTCGGGTTTGGATGGGTAGAGGGTATTTTCAGCAGTTTTGGCCCACGAAAGTCAAAGATGAAGGTGGTCCATCGACGCCCACTTACCGATTTGGAGTATAACCAAGTAAAGGCAGAGCA carries:
- the mutL gene encoding DNA mismatch repair endonuclease MutL, yielding MSDIIRLLPDSVANQIAAGEVIQRPASAIKELVENAVDAGSTIITVVVKDGGKGLIQVIDNGCGMTATDARMSFERHATSKIREAKDLFAIHTLGFRGEALASIASVAEVELRTRRHDEEVGTMLRISGSKVEEQEPVSCPAGSNFIIKNLFFNIPARRKFLKGTPIELKHIITEFERVALVYPQVAFSLFHNETQLFALSSGNLRQRISGLFGKQLNTHIIDIKTETSIIKISGFIGKPEYAKKTSGDQFFFVNGRYFRSPYLNKAVLNAYNQLLTPDSVPSYFIYFETDPASIDVNIHPTKTEIKFEDERAIWQILHASVRESLGKFAVVPSIDFNTEPGLEIPVISSTTHFKMPQVDINPEFNPFDTRPPASEVQFRKSGPPREDVPQGWEALYQGVVELKKEEQHQMSREEKLFEQAAPERSYFQIKGKYILTTVKSGLMLIDQKRAHERILYEKFLQGLNRGLKVSQKELFPQTIQLIPSDHLLIMQMEEELAMLGFEIGDLGNHTVAVSAKPVDLVETDAKELIEKLLEGLKENRNALLGSKSEVLASSMAKAAAIRYGQYLSVGEMQHIIDKLFGCNEPGLSPDGKPTVTILSMEELEKRLR
- a CDS encoding rhomboid family intramembrane serine protease, encoding MNGFSRGYSSTPPVLKNIILINVVLFLAMLVLEKSGIDLTQYLGLFYPGSTFFRPYQFITHMFMHAGWEHIFFNMFGLWMFGRILEQVWGSKRFLIFYMVTGLGAAAMQTFVNYLLISSTLHDYTAMMNSFGPQAFDAFVQHHFPEYRNAIYEQITAGWLSNEHSAVFASQAKDAANQLITMMVNIPTVGASGAIFGVLLAFGMLFPNTQLMLIFPPIPMKAKYFVAGYGAIELFLGLSQPGSHIAHFAHLGGMLFGFFLIKYWQKTTKTFY
- a CDS encoding rhomboid family intramembrane serine protease; protein product: MSIGQEIKESFKQGTTHTKLIYINLGVFIAVNLVNVLMMFGGHADAFSLLPWLQLPSNPAALALRPWTLVTYMFTHEGILHILFNLLVFYWFGIIFLQFFSQKQLLSTYLWGGLAGGGLYILAYNTLPVFADVRYASDLIGASASIMAIVFAAAAYAPNYTVYLMFFGPVKLKYIALGYVVIDIVSMAGTNAGGHIAHIGGAVAGYLIAQKIKQSKASNLGFGWVEGIFSSFGPRKSKMKVVHRRPLTDLEYNQVKAEHQKHIDKILDKINKSGYSSLTKEEREELFNMSNNTKKGEDIS